The DNA region TTCCTTCAACACACTGACCCTGCGCTCGCACGCCTTGGCCCTGGTTACGTACCGGTCGCCCGGGCAGTTGCCGCTGTTTTCCGAAATGGCCAGTCAGCACGACAGCGTGTTTGTCCTTGGCGGCGGCAGCAATGTGGTGCTGCCCGAAACGCTGACCAGCCTCGTCGTCAAAGTGGAGTCTCGCGGCATACGCCTGTGTGACCAGACGCCCACCGAGTGGGTGGTGGAAGCCCAGGCAGGGGAGTGCTGGCATGATTTCGTTGCGCATTGCCTGGACCAGGGCTGGGCCGGCTTGGAGAACCTGGCCTTGATCCCGGGCACGGTCGGTGCGGCCCCGGTGCAAAATATAGGCGCATACGGCGTAGAGCTGGACCAGCGTTTTCATAGTTTGAGCGCCTGGGATCTACGCGCGGGGCGTCAGGTCGAAATGAGACCTGAAGATTGCGATTTCTCGTATCGCAACAGTCTGTTCAAACAGTCCGAGCCTGGACGATGGCTGATACTGGCCGTCAGGTTCCGGCTGCCCAAGCGGTGGACCCCTGTGCTGGGCTACCCCGACCTGCAGCGTCATCCCGCATTGCAAGCTGTTGCTGCGGACATCACGCCGCGCCAGATCTTTGATGCGGTGTGCGAGGTGCGGCGCGCGAAGCTGCCGGACCCGGCCGTATTGGGCAATGCAGGAAGTTTCTTCAAGAATCCGGTGGTGGATCGCGCGGACTTCGAGGCCATCAGCAAGGTCCATCCGCAGGTCGTGGCTTACCCGCTGGCCGGCGGTCAGTACAAGCTTGCAGCGGGCTGGTTGATCGATCAAGCTGGCTGGAAGGGTAGGCGCGTCGGACCAGTGGGCGTGCACGATCGCCAAGCGCTGGTGCTGGTAAATTACGGCGGCGCAAGCGCCGCCGATATCATGCAACTGGCACAAGCGATCAAGGACGATATTGCCTTGCGGTTTGGCGTGGCCCTGGAGCAAGAGCCCGTGCTGGTCGCCTAGGCGGGCGCTGGCCTCAGGCCAGCACGTCTTGCATGTCGAACAAGCCGAACTCTTTTCGCGCCAGATAGCGGGCGGCCCGCAAGCTGCCCTGGGCATAGGTCGTGCGACTGCTGGAGCGATGACTGATCTCTATCCGTTCGCCTGTGCCGCAGAAAAACACCGTATGGTCGCCCACGATGTCGCCGCCGCGCATGACGGAAAAACCGATGCGGCCGGTTTCGCGTGCGCCGGTTTCGCCATGCCGGGCCCAGTCGGCTATGTCGTCAAGGTTTTTTCCCCAGGCATGCGCTACGGCTTCGCCCATGGCCAAGGCCGTACCGGAGGGCGCATCGACCTTGTTGCGGTGGTGCGCTTCGAATACCTCGACGTCGTAACCGCTGTTCAGCAGGCGCGCCGCAATATCAAGCAGCTTGAGGGTGGCGTTGACGCCGACGCTCATGTTGGGTGCGAAGACTACGGCGATCTTCTGGCTGGCTGCCTGAATGGCGCGCCGACCTTCTTCGGTGAAGCCGGTGGTCCCGATCACGCAGCGCGTGCCGTGTTCGACGCAGGCCTGCAAATGGGCCAGCGTACCCTCGGGCCGGGTGAAGTCGATCAGGCAATCCGCATTGGCAATGGCGCCCAGGTCGTCCGTGATGGCGACGCCGGTTTCCTGGCCCAGAAAGCTGCCTGCGTCCTGTCCCAAGGCCGGCGAGCCGGCTCTGTCCAAGGCGACAGTAAGGGTCATGTCGGGGCTTTGTAGTACAGCTTCGATCAGCATCCGGCCCATGCGTCCGTCTGCGCCTGCGATGGCAATACGCATTGTCATGCTCCTTAGCGCAGCGGTTCGGCGGTGTTCCTGCCGGCTGACGGCGCGCCAGAAGGCGTCCGCTGTGTATCGGGGGCGTTGAGAATGGCGCGCCTGCGTTCTGTTTCTACCTGTGCGTCGGCTTCGCTTTGCTGGTCGGGCGCTGTCCCGTCGGCGGCGGGTTGCGCAGGCGTGACACCTGGAATCGGGCTGGTCTGTGCGGCGTCTGCGCCGGCAGTGTCGGCTGGGATGCCGTCGCCTGCGTCTTCATCAGCAGCGTTGGCGCCGCTTTCTCCGGTCATGCCGGTATCGGCCTTCTGGAAGGGTTGCCGGTCGGGCTGTTCGTCGCCTTCCCAGCGCACCAGGCTGTCACCGTCGAACCAAACGGTGAACTTGCGCTGTTGCTCTTCGCCATAGCCGGGCTTGTTGTAGTAGGGGTAATCCCAGCGATTGCTGCGAAATACGTCTTGCAAGGTGGGCGTGCCCAGGATGAAACGCACCTGCTCGCGCGTCATGCCTTGCTGCAGTTGGGCCACCTGCTCGGACGTGATCCAGTTACCCTGCTGTACATCAGGCCGATACGGGAAACCCCAGTTGGTGGTGCCGCAGGCGCCCAGTGTTACGGTCAGTGCAATTGCCGTCAAACCGGCGCGAAGCGTTGAAAATATTGGTTTTGCAGTCGTCAGCACGAAGCGCCCCTGTTATTCAGATCGAATAAAACCGTTATCATAAAGGTTCAAGAATAAACGCATAATAGCGTTAGTCGGCGCCGGGCGTATTTTGCAAGCCTCATCCTGCCCGGACACCATCCATTTCACCAGAGACATTCTAGCTATGATTAACCAGAACGAACTGAAAAGCATGGGCTTGAAGGCGACCTTCCCGCGCCTGAAGATCCTCGACATATTCAGACGGGCCGATCACCGCCATCAAAGCGCCGAAGACGTCTACCGCGCGCTTATCGCTGAAGATGTCGATATTGGCCTGGCCACGGTCTACCGGGTGTTGACGCAGTTCGAGCAGGCCGGCATCCTGGTGCGCAGCCAGTTTGACGGCGGCAAGGCCGTGTTCGAGCTTAACGACGGCGACCACCACGATCACCTGATTTGCACCAATTGCGGCAAGGTCGAAGAGTTTAGCGAACCGGAAATCGAAAAACGCCAGCACAAGGTTGCCAAGGACCACGGTTTCGTGCTCGAGAGCCATACCATGCTGCTTTACGGTATTTGCCCGGACTGTACTGCCGCCAAGCCAAAATAAGTCCAGCTTCAACCCGCCAGCATTTCGCGCGCGTGCTTGCGCGTCGTGTCGGTGATCTTCAGGCCCCCCAGCATGCGGGCCACTTCATTTTCCCGACCTTTGTCGTCCAGCATCCTGATCATGGATAGGGTGCTGGCTTGTGACGTGGATTTACTGACCTCGTAATGCTGGGTTCCGCGCGCCGCCACCTGCGGCAGGTGCGTAACGCACAGAACCTGGTGACGCTGCCCGAGCTCGCGCAGCAGCCGTCCGACGACCTCGGCTACCGCACCGCCCACGCCCGTGTCGACTTCGTCGAATATGAGGGTGGGCACCCGCGCGGCCTGACTGGCGATGACCGATAGCGCGAGCGAAATGCGGGCCAGCTCGCCGCCCGAGGCTACCTTGGCCAGCGGCTTGGGCGTGGTGCCCGCGTGGCCGGCAACCAGGAACTCGACCGCGGAGGTGCCATGAGGACCCGGCGGGCAGGCGGTAAGCTCGATCTGGAAGCGTCCGCCTAGCATGGCCAGTGTCTGGAGAGCCTGGGTAACGTTTTTTGCCAGGCGTTTGCTGGTTGCCGCCCTTGCTTTTGCCAATTGCGCTGCGAGTTCGTCGTAGTGTGCGGCGGCAGCCCGATTTTGTTCGATCAGCAATGGCATATTGGCGGCCGCCTGGCTGGCTTCGAGTTGCTGGCGCAAGGATAGCTGCAGGGCGGGGAGCTCGGGCGGATCGATCTTGAACTTGCGGGCGGTGTCGAAAATAACGCCCAGGCGTTCTTCCGCTGCGGCGAGACGGGCGGGGTCGAGCTCGACCTTGTCGAGATAGCTGTTGAGGTCGGAAACGGCTTCACTGGCCGCGATGCGCGCGGACTCGATGGCGTCGTAAATGCTTTGTAAACGGTTGTCGTGACGCAGCAGGGGCTGCAGGCTATGTGCCGCCACCCCCAGCGCCGATTGCGCGGAGTTTTGTTCGTCGTCGAGAGCGGCCAGCGCTTGGGTGGCGCCGTCCAGCAGTGCCTGAGCGTGGGCCAGCCGGCTATGGTCGTTGGTGATGGCGTCCCATTCGCCCGGCCGCAGGTCGAGGGTGTCCAGGTCGGCCAATTGCCATTCGAGGCGCTCGCGTTCTTCCTGCAGGGCGGCTTCGTTTTGGCTGGCGGCGGCCAGGGCTTTTTGGGCGGTTTGCCAGGCCTGCCAGGCTTGCTGCACTTGCGCCGCCAGCGGCAGATGGCCGCCGTGGGCATCAAGCAAGGCTCGTTGGTTGGCCGGCTTGAGCAAGCTTTGATGTGCGTGCTGCCCGTGGATGTCAACCAAGTGTTCGGCCAGATCGCGCAATTGACCCAGGGTAACGGGCAGCCCATTGATAAAGGCGCGGCTGCGGCTTTGGTTGTCGATTACCCGTCGCAATACCAGCGCATCGTCCGGGTCCAGCTGTTGCTCGAGCAGCCAGGGTCGTAGCGCGTCGGGGGCGTCGAAGACGGCGGTGATGTCCGCTTTTTGAGCGCCTTCGCGCAGCACAGTGGTGTCGGCCCGGGCCCCCAGGGCCAGTGACAGGGCGTCGATAAGTATGGACTTGCCGGCGCCGGTCTCGCCGGAGAACACGGTAAAGCCAGCCTCGAAATGGATGTCTGCCTGATCGACAATGACGAAATCGCGTATGTGCAAGGTACGCAGCATGATTTATTCGTCCGTATCGGAAGGTTGCGGTACGTGGTTCCAGTACAGCTTGCGTCGCAGCGTGGAGAAGAAGCTGTAGCCGCGCGGATGGATAAATCGCACGGTATGTTGGGCCCGACGGATATCGATGCGGTCGCCGGGCTGGCAATCGGACCAGGTCTGCATGTCGAAGTGGACGCTGGCGCCGGATTCGACGCGCCCCAGCGCCGAGATGGTGAGGCTTAGCGTACCGCTGTCAGGCAGCACGATGGGGCGGTTGGACAAGGTTTGCGGGGCAACAGGCACCAGCAGTATGGCGTTAAGGCTGGGATGCACCACAGGGCCGTTGGCCGAAAGGGAATAGGCGGTAGACCCGGTGGGCGTGGCCACGATCAGGCCGTCGGCTCGTTGGCTATACATGAACGCGCCGTCGAAATCGACGCTGACTTCGATCATGCCGCCGCGCCCTGCGCGGTTCAGCACAACATCGTTAAGTGCGACGCCCGAAAATAGGGTGTCGTTGCCACGCACCACCCGGCCCTCCAGCATGACACGCTCTTCGGCGTCGTAATGGCCATGCATGACGCTGGCCAGGGCGTCGGTGGCGCTGTGCAGGGGGATATCGGTAATGAAGCCCAGCCGGCCGTGGTTGATGCCGATAAGCGGGACGTCGCTTTGCGCCAGCAGGCGGGCGGCGCCCAGCATGGTTCCATCGCCACCCATGATGACAGCCAGGTCGGCCTGCTGGCCGATTTCGGCATATGTGGCGGCGGTGTATTCGGTAATGCCGGTATTCCTGGCGGTGTCGGCTTCCATCAGTACTTTACAGCCGGTTGCCAGCAGCATGTCGGCCAGTTGACGCAGCGGTGCATCCAGGCCGGTGTCTTGGTAACGGCCGATGATCGCAACGGTTTTAAAGTGCATAAAGTAATACCGGGGTGATTGATGGAATAATAGAGACTAAGTGATTATATGGTTCCTGCGCCTCGTTGGCTGTAGGTATAACAACCCGTGTTGGCAGGATTGCCTAGAATAGAGCCATGGACGACCGAGCCAATGCGCTGCTGAAAGCGCTTATAGAACGATACATTGCCGATGGGCAACCGGTGGGTTCGCGCACCTTGTCCAAAATGTTCGACCTGTCGCCCGCCACCATCCGCAACGTTATGGCCGACCTCGAAGATCTCGGCCTCATCCATAGCCCGCACACATCGGCGGGCCGTATTCCTACGCCCAAGGGTTATCGCCTGTTTGTCGATCGCCTGTTGGCTGTACAGCGTTTCGAAGTTCTGCCGCCCAGCCAGATCAGGCAGATCCTGCCCGCGGCCGAGCCGGGCCGTGCCATCACGGCGGCCGCAGCCCTGCTGTCCAACCTGTCGCAGTTCGCAGGAGTGGTATTGGCACCCAAACGGGCGCAGGTATTTCGCCAGATTGAATTCATCCGGCTGTCCGATAAGCGGGTACTGCTTATTATTGTGACGCCCGATGGCGACGTGCAAAACCGCATTTTGTTTGTTTCGCGCGATTACCTCGAGCAAGAGCTCATCGAAGCCAGCAACTTCTTCAACCAGCATTTTGCCGGCATGTCCTTCGACGAAGTGCGGCAGGCCATCACGCAAGAGTTGTCTTCGCTGCAGGCTGATATCTCCCGGCTGATGCAGGCGGCTGTCGAAGCGGGCACCGCCACTGCCGATACGGACGACTCGCTGGTGATCTCCGGCGAGAGCAAGTTGCTGGATATCTCCGAGATTGCGTCCGACATGGATCGCTTGCGGCGCATGTTCTCGCTGTTCGAGAAAAAGACCGATCTGCTGCAGTTGCTGGATGTGTCCAGCCGCGCGCAAGGCGTACAGATTTATATCGGCGGCGACTCGCGGTTGGTCCCGATGGACGACGTTTCAGTCATTACCGCACCTTATGGCGTGGACGGCACGGTCGTGGGCACGCTGGGCGTTATCGGGCCTACCCGCATGGCTTACGAGCGGGTCATCCCCATTGTGGACATTACAGCCCGCCTGCTTTCCAACGCTCTCAGTCACAATCAGTCCTGACGCCGAAATCCTTCCATGGCCATATCCTTACCGTCACGCTACTTGCCTGAACCTGCAGATCCGCAGGCCTTCAGCACAAATCCGCCGCCGCGCGATCCGGGCCCAATCGGCGTGCTCATGATCAATCTTGGCACCCCCGATCAACCCACGGCCCCCGCCATACGCAAATACCTGGCTGAGTTCTTGTCGGACCCGCGTGTCATAGAGATCCCGCAATGGATCTGGCAAGTGATACTGCACGCTTTTATTCTGACGCGTCGCCCTCGTGCACTGGCACCTCGCTACGAAGAGATCTGGCTGGAGGGTGGGTCGCCGCTACTGGTCTGGAGCCAGGCCCAGAGCCAGGGTGTCCAGGAGGCGCTGACCTCGCAAGGCATAGAGGCACGCGTTGAACTGGGCATGCGCTATGGCAATCCTTCTATCGCCGACGCCTTGGCCCGCCTGCGCGCGGCGGGTTGCGACCGCATTGTTGTGCTGCCCATGTATCCGCAATACGCAGCCAGCACCACGGCCACCGCCGTGGATAGCGTTACCGCCTGCGCGGCACGGATGCGCAACCAGCCAGAGCTGCGTTTCATCAAGCGTTATCACGACCTGCCCGGTTATATCGATGCGCTGGCGACCCACCTGCTCCGCCATTGGGAAGACCAGGGCAAGCCAGAGCGCGTGCTGCTGAGTTTTCATGGTTTGCCGCGTCGCACCGTGGAGCAGGGCGATCCCTATTATC from Pollutimonas thiosulfatoxidans includes:
- the murB gene encoding UDP-N-acetylmuramate dehydrogenase, encoding MQTAKYDLTSFNTLTLRSHALALVTYRSPGQLPLFSEMASQHDSVFVLGGGSNVVLPETLTSLVVKVESRGIRLCDQTPTEWVVEAQAGECWHDFVAHCLDQGWAGLENLALIPGTVGAAPVQNIGAYGVELDQRFHSLSAWDLRAGRQVEMRPEDCDFSYRNSLFKQSEPGRWLILAVRFRLPKRWTPVLGYPDLQRHPALQAVAADITPRQIFDAVCEVRRAKLPDPAVLGNAGSFFKNPVVDRADFEAISKVHPQVVAYPLAGGQYKLAAGWLIDQAGWKGRRVGPVGVHDRQALVLVNYGGASAADIMQLAQAIKDDIALRFGVALEQEPVLVA
- the dapB gene encoding 4-hydroxy-tetrahydrodipicolinate reductase; this encodes MRIAIAGADGRMGRMLIEAVLQSPDMTLTVALDRAGSPALGQDAGSFLGQETGVAITDDLGAIANADCLIDFTRPEGTLAHLQACVEHGTRCVIGTTGFTEEGRRAIQAASQKIAVVFAPNMSVGVNATLKLLDIAARLLNSGYDVEVFEAHHRNKVDAPSGTALAMGEAVAHAWGKNLDDIADWARHGETGARETGRIGFSVMRGGDIVGDHTVFFCGTGERIEISHRSSSRTTYAQGSLRAARYLARKEFGLFDMQDVLA
- a CDS encoding outer membrane protein assembly factor BamE → MLTTAKPIFSTLRAGLTAIALTVTLGACGTTNWGFPYRPDVQQGNWITSEQVAQLQQGMTREQVRFILGTPTLQDVFRSNRWDYPYYNKPGYGEEQQRKFTVWFDGDSLVRWEGDEQPDRQPFQKADTGMTGESGANAADEDAGDGIPADTAGADAAQTSPIPGVTPAQPAADGTAPDQQSEADAQVETERRRAILNAPDTQRTPSGAPSAGRNTAEPLR
- the fur gene encoding ferric iron uptake transcriptional regulator, producing the protein MINQNELKSMGLKATFPRLKILDIFRRADHRHQSAEDVYRALIAEDVDIGLATVYRVLTQFEQAGILVRSQFDGGKAVFELNDGDHHDHLICTNCGKVEEFSEPEIEKRQHKVAKDHGFVLESHTMLLYGICPDCTAAKPK
- the recN gene encoding DNA repair protein RecN, encoding MLRTLHIRDFVIVDQADIHFEAGFTVFSGETGAGKSILIDALSLALGARADTTVLREGAQKADITAVFDAPDALRPWLLEQQLDPDDALVLRRVIDNQSRSRAFINGLPVTLGQLRDLAEHLVDIHGQHAHQSLLKPANQRALLDAHGGHLPLAAQVQQAWQAWQTAQKALAAASQNEAALQEERERLEWQLADLDTLDLRPGEWDAITNDHSRLAHAQALLDGATQALAALDDEQNSAQSALGVAAHSLQPLLRHDNRLQSIYDAIESARIAASEAVSDLNSYLDKVELDPARLAAAEERLGVIFDTARKFKIDPPELPALQLSLRQQLEASQAAANMPLLIEQNRAAAAHYDELAAQLAKARAATSKRLAKNVTQALQTLAMLGGRFQIELTACPPGPHGTSAVEFLVAGHAGTTPKPLAKVASGGELARISLALSVIASQAARVPTLIFDEVDTGVGGAVAEVVGRLLRELGQRHQVLCVTHLPQVAARGTQHYEVSKSTSQASTLSMIRMLDDKGRENEVARMLGGLKITDTTRKHAREMLAG
- a CDS encoding NAD kinase, coding for MHFKTVAIIGRYQDTGLDAPLRQLADMLLATGCKVLMEADTARNTGITEYTAATYAEIGQQADLAVIMGGDGTMLGAARLLAQSDVPLIGINHGRLGFITDIPLHSATDALASVMHGHYDAEERVMLEGRVVRGNDTLFSGVALNDVVLNRAGRGGMIEVSVDFDGAFMYSQRADGLIVATPTGSTAYSLSANGPVVHPSLNAILLVPVAPQTLSNRPIVLPDSGTLSLTISALGRVESGASVHFDMQTWSDCQPGDRIDIRRAQHTVRFIHPRGYSFFSTLRRKLYWNHVPQPSDTDE
- the hrcA gene encoding heat-inducible transcriptional repressor HrcA; the protein is MDDRANALLKALIERYIADGQPVGSRTLSKMFDLSPATIRNVMADLEDLGLIHSPHTSAGRIPTPKGYRLFVDRLLAVQRFEVLPPSQIRQILPAAEPGRAITAAAALLSNLSQFAGVVLAPKRAQVFRQIEFIRLSDKRVLLIIVTPDGDVQNRILFVSRDYLEQELIEASNFFNQHFAGMSFDEVRQAITQELSSLQADISRLMQAAVEAGTATADTDDSLVISGESKLLDISEIASDMDRLRRMFSLFEKKTDLLQLLDVSSRAQGVQIYIGGDSRLVPMDDVSVITAPYGVDGTVVGTLGVIGPTRMAYERVIPIVDITARLLSNALSHNQS
- the hemH gene encoding ferrochelatase, with amino-acid sequence MAISLPSRYLPEPADPQAFSTNPPPRDPGPIGVLMINLGTPDQPTAPAIRKYLAEFLSDPRVIEIPQWIWQVILHAFILTRRPRALAPRYEEIWLEGGSPLLVWSQAQSQGVQEALTSQGIEARVELGMRYGNPSIADALARLRAAGCDRIVVLPMYPQYAASTTATAVDSVTACAARMRNQPELRFIKRYHDLPGYIDALATHLLRHWEDQGKPERVLLSFHGLPRRTVEQGDPYYRDCMETAALLRTRLGQDGHLIHVSFQSRFGAEKWLEPYTEPTLRDWARQGVRAVDVLCPGFVADCLETLEEIQMQCRDAFLEEGGIQFRYVPCLNDDPQWALSLADLVQTHLAGWLPGSKSKL